Within the Laspinema palackyanum D2c genome, the region TTCTAATTGTCTATTTAATACTCTATCAAACTCAAAATGGGGACATTGGGGAGTCTTTGTCGTCCGTTCAAATTCTGCAATTCAATTAAAAAGCAAAAGCCCACGAGTTCAGCTTGGGCGAGTTCTAAAAGTTGGACAGTGGCAACGGCAGTTCCCCCAGTGGCAATCAAGTCATCTACAATTAAGACGCGAGAACCCGGTGGGATGGCGTCCTGGTGCATAGAGAGGCGATCGCTGCCATATTCCAACTCATATTCAACTTCGTGACAAGGGGCGGGTAATTTACCCGGTTTGCGAACCGGGATAAACCCGATGCCGAGTTGATAAGCGAGGGGGACCCCAAACAGAAACCCCCGAGACTCCATACCGACGATGCAATCCGGTTGGAGAGGGGCACATTTTTCCGTCATGGTATCCACCACATACCGTAAACCCTGGGGGTCTCGCAGGAGGGTGGTAATATCCCGAAACAGAATGCCCGGTTTGGGAAAGTCGGAAATGTCACGAACCAGAGATTTTATATCCATAAACGTAAAGTTTAGAAGATGAAAGAGTGCTTAGGATGGGGGTTCAGTCTTCAATCCAGGGACAAGAAACCGGGGGTCTGGACTCGATTAGTTCCGAATCGGCAAAGAATTTGCACCGAAACCTGGGGTCTGCCCTCTAAGGTAGCGATGCCCGAGAGAGGCGATCGCGCTTAATAAAACCGGCAAGGGTGCGATCGCGCTTTAAATCCTACCATTAGCGAGGAAGAGTCAGCCCGGGGGTTCCTTCCTCATCTGCGTCGCCCTATTCAAGCGACATCCCTCCCTAAATCCGGTAAAACTGGGGATCTTTTTTTGGGTAAGGCACGGGATTGGTAGAATAAAACATTTGGGCGTTCCCTGGTGGCGGTTGCTCCTCCTAGAAAGGTGAGGCAACAGGATCGTTTGGATCGCTAGATCAAAGCTCAACTCTTTAGGTCAATACTAAAATCAAAGTTAGAGAAAGAAACCTTGCGGTCAATTGCACTCAAGTCAGTCATCGATCAAGGCGAATTACAATGAATGCTCCGGTAAGCGTAATGCAAACAACCCATCCACCCGAAACGACCACTCCCATAATTTTAGAGCATCTGCCCGAACCACCGGGGTTTTCCGGGCGGGGATGCCCCAGACGTGCGCGGTTGCAAATTGACTTGCTGCTGTTGGCGATCGAAGCCTTGGATCTGAATGCATCTCAATCGATTTTAGCCGTCGCCAAAGAAGAACAACTGCAAGATATCATTAAAAATCGCGTCTTCCTCTGGATGCTGCGAAGCACCAATCCCCTGCGGCGCTATAGTCAACGTCGCCCCCTGAGTTTAGCGGAAGCCAAGGCGTTGGTGGCGATCGCCTGTAAATTAGCTAGAAGAATGACCGTCAC harbors:
- a CDS encoding adenine phosphoribosyltransferase, translated to MDIKSLVRDISDFPKPGILFRDITTLLRDPQGLRYVVDTMTEKCAPLQPDCIVGMESRGFLFGVPLAYQLGIGFIPVRKPGKLPAPCHEVEYELEYGSDRLSMHQDAIPPGSRVLIVDDLIATGGTAVATVQLLELAQAELVGFCFLIELQNLNGRQRLPNVPILSLIEY
- a CDS encoding DUF3038 domain-containing protein; amino-acid sequence: MNAPVSVMQTTHPPETTTPIILEHLPEPPGFSGRGCPRRARLQIDLLLLAIEALDLNASQSILAVAKEEQLQDIIKNRVFLWMLRSTNPLRRYSQRRPLSLAEAKALVAIACKLARRMTVTIRQLLTDYQQLQQKQIPLEHHLRLSHYLERFRAHFRSRMNPRRAGVAIYNTNDKLNDLAMELLGELLFCTGTAGMQRLWFSLFDGEVE